In Bombus pyrosoma isolate SC7728 linkage group LG2, ASM1482585v1, whole genome shotgun sequence, a genomic segment contains:
- the LOC122577357 gene encoding toll-like receptor 7, protein MTAKYVFITLMNAAFLCLASSILSESAGASCKWLSEGGNDTRSADCTLRVLDPGAITGLVASLDGALKLRIRCSDVHHFESSFNAHSWQRLTSLHELHVHGCKVLRIPEGAFQPLLELKKLTVQTFNAVWGASRFLELAPDSFHGLRELHTLEIVESNVQALPAKLLCSLDNLQTLNLTENRLHDVSDIGLNRRGGDSVEGVEVVEGADGTDDDSPPCRADIRILDLSRNEITRLQENSPLLGLRQLQELHLQRNSIVEIASDALQGLTVLRTFNASYNSLDSLPEGLFASTRELREIHLAYNGLRDLPRGIFTRLEQLLVLNLAGNRLGSDRVDETTFLGLIRLIVLDLSYNMLTHIDARMFKDLFFLQILDLRNNTIDRIESNAFLPLYNLHTLELSDNKLHTVGAQLFNGLFVLNRLTLSGNAIASIDPLAFRNCSDLKELDLSGNELTSVPDALRDLALLKTLDLGENRISNFYNGSFRNLDQLTGLRLIGNDIGNLSRGMLWDLPNLQILNLARNKVQHVERYAFERNVRLEAIRLDGNFLSDINGVFTNIASLLLLNLSENHIEWFDYAFIPGNLKWLDIHGNFIESLGNYYKIRDSKVKTLDASHNRVTELSPLSVPDSVELLFINNNYISLVRPNTFRDKENLTRVDMYANMIETMELTSLLLTKVPEDRALPEFYIGGNPFNCNCSMDWLPAINNQTSTREYPRIMDLDNVMCRTSGPRGVAIVSASTARSEQFLCRYEAHCFALCHCCDFDACDCEMTCPAGCKCYNDRTWNTNAVDCSGLTVEEIPRRIPMDATEVYLDGNVLRELQNHVFIGRKNMRVLYVNASGIESIQNRTFNGLNNLQILHLEDNRIRELKGFEFERLSHLRELYLQNNLIGFIGNLTFLPLRSLEILRLSGNRLVTFPVWQVTLNARLVELSLGSNPWSCRCKFLQELSSWVSDNAHKVVDASDVWCYYGGDARPAYRRRLNVNETVCSDYFSQGGVIESIMVSDYLPLVAATLSAVLVLLVIVVLAFIFREPVGAWAYSKYGLRFLRAGKPSGKSSGAATMPAAAAPMAAACCDADRERLYDCYVCYSPNDEDFVVHSLAMELEHGTAGFRLCLHHRDLPCVLRASAPAPIVLEAVDASRRVLIVLTRNFVQTEWSRFEFRAALHEALRGRAAQLIVVQAGHACPEVERDPELRPYLRTAAAILTWGEKRFWERLRYAIPSSVNTMMNPADISVESKSSPLVYKRNINTYTLDCVGSEKTSVSTLRAQERGQRSLFKDSSSSPTTALMLQHAPPAYSCGTVSMPQQQLPPSSPQPRLTVNHAYRDAVTVPGSNLIGTNNTTISSGSSEDHRRPLSEHIYSSIDSDYSTLERTAWRQQQPPPPPPPPSSGQAYLV, encoded by the coding sequence ATGACAGCGAAGTATGTTTTTATCACGCTGATGAACGCGGCTTTCCTTTGCCTGGCATCAAGTATACTCTCGGAATCGGCCGGAGCTTCCTGCAAGTGGTTGTCAGAGGGTGGGAACGACACGCGGTCCGCGGACTGCACCCTTCGAGTGTTGGATCCTGGCGCGATCACCGGTCTGGTTGCGTCGCTCGACGGCGCTCTCAAGCTACGGATACGTTGCAGCGACGTCCATCACTTCGAGAGTAGCTTCAACGCTCACAGTTGGCAACGTTTGACCAGCTTGCACGAATTGCACGTGCACGGCTGTAAGGTACTGCGGATACCAGAGGGTGCGTTTCAACCGCTTCTCGAGTTGAAAAAACTGACCGTGCAAACGTTCAACGCGGTATGGGGTGCCAGCCGTTTTCTCGAACTCGCGCCGGACTCATTCCATGGTTTGCGCGAATTACACACTTTGGAGATCGTGGAGAGCAACGTGCAAGCATTGCCGGCGAAACTACTCTGCTCGCTGGATAATTTGCAAACGTTGAATCTGACGGAGAATCGTTTGCACGACGTGAGCGACATCGGATTAAATCGACGCGGTGGCGACTCGGTCGAAGGAGTGGAAGTAGTCGAGGGAGCCGACGGGACCGACGACGATTCGCCACCGTGTCGCGCGGACATTCGAATTCTAGATCTGTCGCGTAACGAGATCACGCGTTTACAAGAGAACAGCCCGTTGCTTGGCCTTCGTCAGCTGCAAGAGTTGCACCTGCAGCGGAACTCGATCGTCGAAATTGCCAGTGACGCGCTCCAAGGGCTGACCGTATTGCGTACGTTTAACGCCAGCTATAATTCGTTGGACTCGTTGCCCGAAGGTCTGTTCGCCAGTACGAGGGAGCTTCGAGAGATACACCTGGCGTACAACGGGCTTCGCGACCTGCCCAGGGGTATATTCACCCGGCTAGAGCAGCTGCTCGTGCTAAATCTTGCGGGCAATCGACTCGGCAGTGACCGCGTCGACGAGACTACGTTTCTCGGACTGATTCGGCTGATCGTTCTCGACCTCTCTTACAACATGCTGACGCACATCGACGCGCGTATGTTCAAGGACCTGTTCTTCCTGCAGATCCTCGATCTTAGGAACAATACGATCGATCGGATCGAGAGCAACGCTTTTCTCCCACTTTACAATCTGCATACCCTCGAGCTGTCCGACAACAAGCTTCACACCGTGGGAGCGCAACTGTTCAACGGTCTGTTTGTTCTGAATCGGCTAACGTTGTCCGGCAACGCGATCGCCAGCATCGATCCGCTCGCGTTTCGCAACTGTTCGGACCTGAAGGAACTGGATCTGAGTGGTAACGAGCTTACGTCAGTGCCGGACGCGTTACGCGACCTCGCTCTCCTGAAAACCCTCGACTTGGGCGAGAATCGGATTAGCAATTTCTACAACGGCTCGTTCCGCAATCTGGATCAACTGACGGGTTTGCGACTGATCGGTAACGACATCGGCAATCTGTCGCGCGGCATGCTCTGGGATCTACCAAATCTGCAGATTCTGAATTTAGCTAGAAACAAGGTGCAACACGTCGAGAGATACGCTTTCGAACGGAACGTGCGACTCGAAGCGATTAGACTCGATGGAAACTTCCTGTCCGACATTAACGGCGTTTTCACCAATATCGCCAGTTTGCTGCTGCTCAATCTGTCGGAGAATCATATCGAGTGGTTCGACTACGCGTTCATACCTGGCAACTTGAAATGGTTGGATATACACGGGAATTTCATCGAAAGCTTGGGCAACTATTACAAGATTCGCGACTCGAAGGTGAAAACCTTGGACGCCAGCCACAACCGTGTTACCGAGTTGTCCCCGTTATCCGTGCCGGACAGCGTAGAGTTGCTGTTCATAAATAACAACTACATCAGCCTGGTACGACCTAACACATTCAGGGACAAGGAGAACCTGACCAGGGTCGACATGTACGCGAACATGATCGAGACGATGGAGCTGACGTCGTTGCTGTTGACCAAGGTACCGGAAGATCGAGCCCTGCCGGAGTTCTACATCGGTGGAAATCCGTTCAACTGCAACTGTTCGATGGATTGGCTGCCAGCGATCAACAATCAGACATCGACCAGGGAGTATCCACGTATCATGGACTTGGACAACGTAATGTGTCGTACATCCGGACCACGTGGCGTAGCCATTGTGTCCGCGTCAACGGCCAGGTCCGAGCAGTTTCTCTGCCGCTACGAGGCCCATTGTTTCGCCCTGTGCCATTGCTGTGATTTCGACGCGTGCGACTGTGAGATGACCTGCCCGGCAGGTTGCAAGTGCTACAACGACCGCACATGGAACACGAACGCCGTCGATTGCTCCGGCCTGACCGTCGAGGAGATACCGCGGCGGATCCCGATGGACGCGACCGAGGTCTACTTGGACGGGAACGTGTTGCGCGAGTTGCAAAACCACGTGTTCATAGGACGGAAGAACATGCGAGTGCTGTACGTGAACGCCAGTGGCATCGAATCGATCCAGAACCGTACGTTCAACGGGCTGAACAATCTGCAGATTCTTCATCTGGAAGACAATCGGATACGCGAGCTGAAGGGGTTCGAATTCGAACGGTTGTCCCATCTGCGCGAACTCTATCTGCAAAACAATCTGATCGGATTCATCGGTAACCTGACCTTCCTGCCGTTGCGTTCGCTCGAGATATTGAGACTCAGTGGAAATCGATTGGTGACTTTTCCGGTATGGCAGGTCACTCTGAACGCTCGCCTGGTCGAGCTGTCTCTCGGTAGCAACCCGTGGTCCTGTCGATGCAAGTTCTTGCAAGAGCTGTCCTCGTGGGTTTCCGACAACGCGCATAAGGTGGTGGACGCTAGCGACGTTTGGTGCTACTACGGGGGGGACGCGAGGCCAGCGTACCGGCGCCGTTTGAACGTCAACGAAACGGTCTGTTCCGATTACTTTTCTCAAGGGGGCGTCATCGAGAGTATCATGGTTTCCGATTACTTGCCTCTGGTGGCCGCAACGCTCTCGGCGGTGCTGGTTCTTCTGGTGATCGTCGTGCTCGCCTTTATATTCCGTGAACCAGTCGGTGCGTGGGCGTACTCAAAGTATGGTTTACGGTTTCTGCGGGCCGGCAAACCGTCGGGCAAGTCGAGCGGAGCCGCGACGATGCCGGCCGCGGCTGCACCGATGGCCGCCGCGTGCTGCGACGCCGATCGCGAACGCCTCTACGATTGTTACGTTTGCTACAGTCCGAACGACGAGGATTTCGTGGTGCATTCGTTGGCGATGGAACTGGAGCACGGCACCGCAGGATTTCGGTTGTGCCTGCATCATCGCGACTTACCATGCGTACTTCGTGCTTCCGCACCGGCCCCAATTGTCTTGGAAGCGGTGGACGCGTCCCGCCGTGTTCTCATCGTTCTCACTCGTAACTTCGTGCAAACCGAATGGTCCCGTTTCGAGTTTCGCGCGGCGCTTCACGAAGCACTCCGGGGTCGAGCAGCGCAGTTGATCGTCGTTCAAGCGGGACACGCGTGCCCGGAAGTGGAACGCGATCCCGAGCTACGACCGTACCTTCGAACCGCGGCGGCGATTCTTACCTGGGGCGAGAAGAGGTTCTGGGAACGTCTCCGATACGCGATACCGTCATCGGTCAATACGATGATGAATCCCGCCGATATATCCGTCGAGAGTAAATCGTCGCCCCTCGTTTACAAGCGTAACATCAACACGTACACGTTGGACTGTGTCGGTAGCGAGAAGACAAGCGTGTCGACGCTACGCGCCCAAGAACGTGGCCAACGATCCCTCTTCAAAGACTCGTCGTCCTCGCCAACGACCGCGTTGATGTTGCAACACGCGCCGCCCGCCTATTCTTGCGGCACGGTTTCTATGCCTCAGCAACAGCTGCCACCTTCGTCGCCGCAGCCTAGGCTGACCGTCAATCACGCCTATCGAGACGCGGTTACCGTGCCAGGTAGCAATCTCATCGGCACCAACAACACCACCATCAGCAGCGGCAGCAGCGAGGATCACAGGAGACCGCTGTCCGAGCACATATACTCGTCCATCGACTCGGATTATTCCACGCTGGAGAGAACCGCCTGGAGACAGCAACAACCGCCGCCtccgccaccaccaccatctTCCGGCCAGGCCTATCTCGTCTAG
- the LOC122577431 gene encoding cell wall protein DAN4-like, which yields MRLVYITCVLLATAICCIAADNAATTQGDTKSVNQQTVDLANSTAPIKNSSSSAAPVKDSIKDSSTNVTKNADVNNNITSTIATTPATTTDTTIGNKTKTDTAPDNDHGTESTNSTTTTTTSTTSTPTTSSITTKQTPTPEKSTSTTIVTPTTMNNTTPIVLSTPIVPRHFDGTSFLGGIILTTGLIASVFATWKLYRIYNEQNYRTL from the exons ATGAGATTAGTGTATATAACCTGCGTTTTATTAGCTACGGCAATTTGCTGCATCGCGGCTGATAATg CTGCTACAACCCAAGGAGATACTAAATCTGTCAATCAGCAGACAGTGGATCTAGCCAATAGTACTGCACCTATTAAAAATTCCTCAAGTTCTGCTGCTCCAGTTAAGGATTCTATTAAGGATTCTAGTACAAATGTAACTAAAAATGCTGATGTCAATAACAATATTACCAGTACCATTGCTACTACTCCTGCTACTACTACTGACACCACTATTGGTAACAAAACAAAAACTGATACTGCTCCTGACAATGATCATGGTACAGAATCCACCAATTCAACAACAACTACAACAACTTCAACAACTTCAACACCTACAACTTCGTCAATAACAACCAAACAAACACCTACGCCTGAAAAATCTACATCTACGACTATAGTTACACCTACTACTATGAACAATACAACACCTATCGTTTTATCAACACCTATAGTGCCACGACACTTTGATGGAACCAGCTTTCTTG GTGGTATCATTTTAACTACAGGTTTAATAGCATCCGTATTTGCCACCTGGAAATTGTATAGAATATACAATGAACAAAACTACCGCACGCTATGA